From Parasphaerochaeta coccoides DSM 17374, a single genomic window includes:
- the tsaE gene encoding tRNA (adenosine(37)-N6)-threonylcarbamoyltransferase complex ATPase subunit type 1 TsaE has product MKFTTHDAQETEAIGMQLGQHLRAGSVVSLRGNLGAGKTVIAKGIARSLGITEAIVSPTFTLIQEYEGTLPLYHMDLYRIGDSGEFEMFGGDEMLYGTGVTLVEWSEIIQDMLPDDTIYVSIVINPDQSRTLTIEGIRL; this is encoded by the coding sequence ATGAAATTCACAACGCATGATGCACAAGAAACCGAAGCAATAGGGATGCAATTGGGGCAGCATCTCCGAGCTGGAAGCGTAGTTTCCCTGCGCGGGAACCTGGGCGCGGGAAAGACAGTCATAGCCAAGGGCATTGCCCGGAGTTTGGGTATTACGGAAGCTATTGTCAGCCCGACTTTCACCTTGATCCAGGAATATGAAGGCACTCTTCCCCTATATCACATGGATCTCTACCGCATCGGTGACAGCGGGGAATTTGAGATGTTCGGCGGTGATGAGATGCTCTACGGCACTGGGGTGACACTGGTAGAATGGAGTGAAATCATTCAGGACATGCTACCCGATGATACCATATATGTCTCCATCGTCATAAACCCTGACCAAAGCCGAACTCTTACCATTGAAGGAATCAGACTATGA
- the tsaB gene encoding tRNA (adenosine(37)-N6)-threonylcarbamoyltransferase complex dimerization subunit type 1 TsaB: MNIMAVDTSHKLLHVALKTAESYESITRTDGGRHAETLIPQLIALVERAGIGFADLDLLVCTKGPGSFTGLRIAMSALKGISLGVGVPLVSVPTMDMLREPVKFFPGAVMPVIDAKKKRWYVALYTPEGKMTETMDLAPEDMPSLLADYDNVLLTGPDALTLFPLLHAEIAKTDLTMSLIIDNLYQRDMGESLMALGQEIFLEHGSDDIGAGPVYIRKSDAEEALARKTGLS, translated from the coding sequence ATGAACATTATGGCAGTCGATACATCACACAAACTTCTTCATGTTGCGTTGAAAACGGCAGAGAGTTATGAAAGTATCACACGAACGGACGGCGGCAGACATGCCGAGACCCTTATCCCCCAACTGATTGCCCTGGTGGAACGCGCAGGCATCGGTTTTGCGGACCTTGATCTTCTGGTATGTACCAAGGGACCAGGTTCCTTCACCGGGCTCCGGATAGCTATGAGCGCACTGAAAGGTATATCCCTCGGCGTCGGAGTACCCTTGGTGTCCGTTCCGACGATGGATATGCTGAGGGAACCGGTGAAATTCTTTCCGGGAGCTGTGATGCCGGTCATTGACGCAAAGAAAAAACGATGGTATGTCGCGCTTTATACGCCGGAAGGTAAGATGACAGAGACAATGGATCTTGCTCCGGAAGATATGCCTTCTCTCCTTGCTGACTATGACAACGTCCTCCTGACAGGTCCTGACGCGCTGACCCTCTTTCCTCTGCTTCATGCTGAAATTGCAAAAACAGATTTGACGATGAGTCTCATTATTGATAATTTGTATCAAAGAGACATGGGAGAAAGCCTCATGGCGCTAGGTCAGGAGATTTTCCTTGAGCACGGCTCGGATGACATCGGGGCAGGCCCTGTTTACATCAGAAAAAGCGATGCGGAGGAAGCCCTCGCCCGAAAGACCGGGCTTTCCTGA
- the trxB gene encoding thioredoxin-disulfide reductase, translated as MGTEKTRDIIVIGGGAAGLSAAQYAARAGRSVVVIEEMAAGGQITTVDQVENYPGQAGALSGFELGELFEKQAVRFGAEVLYSTVNSLSKKDERFYVETQDGTWSAPAVILATGAKHRVLGTPGEDTFTGRGVSYCATCDGPFFRGRKILVIGGGDSALTEALFLAKLTDKVVLIHRKDRFRAQQNLVDMVTASPHIEVRYSHVVEKMNGDTKLTSVTFRDSSTGKVYEEPFDAVFIFVGIIPRTDLVPGVEKDDSGYIITNEKMETSMRGLYAAGDVRNTTFRQVITAASDGAVAAHWASEYIDEVNGHSYP; from the coding sequence ATGGGTACGGAAAAGACACGCGACATTATTGTGATCGGAGGAGGCGCCGCTGGATTGAGCGCAGCCCAATATGCAGCCCGTGCGGGACGTTCAGTCGTTGTCATCGAGGAGATGGCAGCAGGAGGACAGATTACTACTGTCGATCAAGTGGAGAATTATCCCGGACAGGCAGGCGCCTTGTCTGGTTTTGAACTGGGGGAACTGTTTGAGAAACAGGCTGTTCGTTTTGGCGCCGAAGTCCTTTATTCAACGGTAAATTCCCTTTCAAAGAAAGACGAAAGATTTTATGTCGAGACGCAGGACGGGACATGGTCGGCTCCAGCGGTCATTCTTGCGACAGGAGCCAAGCACCGAGTCCTGGGAACCCCTGGTGAAGACACTTTCACGGGACGGGGCGTATCCTACTGCGCCACATGCGACGGGCCTTTTTTCCGTGGACGCAAGATCTTGGTCATCGGTGGCGGAGACAGCGCCCTCACCGAAGCACTGTTCCTGGCCAAGCTGACCGACAAGGTCGTACTCATCCACCGGAAGGACAGATTCCGCGCCCAGCAAAATCTGGTGGACATGGTCACTGCCTCTCCCCATATCGAAGTCCGGTACAGCCATGTCGTGGAGAAAATGAACGGCGATACAAAACTTACTTCCGTAACATTCCGTGATTCATCCACTGGAAAAGTCTACGAGGAACCTTTCGATGCCGTCTTCATATTTGTCGGAATCATTCCCCGGACGGACTTGGTTCCTGGTGTAGAGAAAGACGACTCCGGTTATATCATTACCAACGAAAAGATGGAAACAAGCATGAGGGGTCTCTATGCAGCGGGAGATGTGAGGAACACTACATTCCGGCAGGTCATTACCGCGGCCAGTGACGGCGCGGTCGCGGCGCATTGGGCAAGCGAGTACATTGACGAGGTGAACGGTCACTCCTACCCCTGA
- a CDS encoding glycogen synthase — protein sequence MNVLMVSSESVPYAKSGGLADVVGSLSLALASGGVDVRVLLPLYDFMKEGFGEKDETRFSVNISFLGRLEVVGIRQAEHDGVIYYAIEHEWFSGRQGIYGASSFLPYPDNFQRFMLLDKTVFPLCLALDWRPDIIHCHDWTTGFIPYLLTLNDDPFFSDTRSIFSIHNLAYQGKFARLDLLGANIPPHDALFSGQGTEKTLNMMKAGIALADTVATVSPTYAKEIQTPAHGCGLDDLLATKGNELAGILNGIDENEWNPQTDKHFSSHFSIKNLSGKEKLKQELCAEAGLRYDPDVPLVAMITRLAEQKGLHELLDGSPCALEILLTGPGPLQFMVVGTGEACFEDKLKALDAMHPNLSVKISFSDSLAHRLEGAADFFLMPSRYEPCGLNQMYSLRYGTIPIARRTGGLADSIIDLTEHPGTGTGFLFDEMSPSGIVTAVQDACTWWSENAAIVVDARKRGMKTDFSWRSSAHAYMELYSTVKTGGI from the coding sequence ATGAATGTACTGATGGTCTCCAGTGAATCTGTCCCCTATGCAAAGTCCGGGGGTTTGGCTGATGTTGTTGGCTCTCTTTCCCTTGCTCTTGCTTCCGGGGGTGTTGATGTCCGTGTGCTGCTTCCCCTGTATGACTTCATGAAGGAAGGCTTCGGGGAAAAGGACGAGACTCGGTTCTCCGTGAACATTTCTTTCTTGGGAAGACTCGAAGTCGTCGGAATACGTCAGGCAGAGCATGACGGAGTCATTTACTACGCAATTGAACATGAATGGTTCTCAGGACGCCAGGGTATCTACGGTGCATCATCCTTCTTGCCGTATCCTGACAACTTCCAGCGTTTCATGCTACTGGACAAGACAGTGTTCCCTCTCTGCCTGGCACTGGACTGGCGACCGGACATCATTCATTGTCATGATTGGACGACTGGTTTCATCCCCTACCTCCTCACACTCAATGATGATCCTTTTTTCAGTGATACACGGAGCATCTTTTCCATCCATAACTTGGCATACCAAGGAAAATTTGCACGCCTTGACCTCCTTGGAGCGAATATCCCGCCACATGATGCCTTGTTCTCAGGACAGGGTACGGAGAAAACGCTCAACATGATGAAGGCCGGTATAGCACTTGCCGACACCGTAGCAACGGTAAGCCCGACATATGCAAAGGAAATCCAGACACCGGCGCATGGATGCGGACTTGATGACCTGCTTGCCACCAAGGGAAACGAACTTGCCGGAATCCTCAACGGAATCGACGAAAACGAATGGAATCCGCAGACGGACAAGCATTTCAGCAGTCATTTTTCCATCAAGAACCTGTCCGGTAAAGAAAAACTGAAACAGGAGCTTTGTGCCGAAGCGGGACTGCGCTATGACCCTGATGTCCCTCTGGTCGCAATGATTACGCGCCTGGCGGAGCAGAAAGGACTTCATGAACTGCTTGACGGCTCTCCCTGTGCCCTGGAAATATTATTGACCGGTCCGGGGCCTCTCCAATTCATGGTCGTGGGAACGGGAGAAGCCTGTTTTGAAGATAAACTCAAAGCATTGGATGCGATGCATCCTAATCTCTCCGTGAAGATATCTTTCAGCGACAGCCTGGCTCACAGGCTTGAAGGCGCGGCGGATTTCTTCCTCATGCCCAGCAGGTATGAACCATGCGGCCTGAACCAGATGTATTCCCTGCGTTACGGGACTATTCCCATTGCCCGTCGCACAGGCGGACTTGCGGACTCAATCATAGATCTTACGGAACATCCCGGAACAGGAACAGGTTTCCTTTTTGATGAAATGTCTCCTTCCGGAATAGTTACCGCAGTCCAGGACGCATGTACATGGTGGTCAGAAAATGCCGCCATAGTCGTCGACGCAAGGAAACGCGGCATGAAGACAGACTTTTCATGGCGTTCATCTGCCCATGCTTATATGGAATTGTACAGTACTGTGAAAACGGGAGGCATATAA
- a CDS encoding glucose-1-phosphate adenylyltransferase — protein MKQKNRAIAIVLGGGKGTRLYPLTMDRSKPAVPFAGKYRLVDIPISNCINSGIRQIYILTQFNSASLHNHIANTYVFDNFSNGFVEILAAEQTYHSETWYQGTADAVRKNLKHFRDQAADYYIILSGDQLYRMDFQLMLKKHIESGAELTIAAKPISREQATGLGIIGCDKKGYVNKFFEKPAIDEDISDYRVPEQVMMQGLGKTVNASNEYLASMGIYIFNTKSMEEVLKNDKTDFGREVIPDTITSCKVATYLFDDFWEDIGTIKAFYEMNLDLASITPAFNFYDEEMPIYTHRRHLPATKMNFCNISNSLASEGSIITNAYIVNSIIGVRTLIESGASLDGVYCMGASYYETQEEKSRNARNGIPNIGIGKGTIIRRAIIDQNARIGNGCRIGIDNIPRAEGDYPMYSIHDGIIVINKNAVIADNTVM, from the coding sequence ATGAAACAGAAGAACAGGGCCATTGCAATTGTATTGGGAGGCGGAAAAGGTACTCGCCTATATCCCCTGACCATGGACAGGTCAAAACCGGCAGTACCCTTTGCCGGAAAATACCGTCTGGTGGACATCCCCATATCGAACTGCATCAACAGTGGAATACGCCAGATTTATATTCTCACCCAGTTCAACTCCGCCTCCTTGCACAACCATATTGCCAATACGTATGTCTTTGACAATTTCTCCAACGGTTTTGTCGAAATCCTTGCCGCGGAACAGACATACCATAGCGAGACATGGTACCAGGGTACGGCTGATGCCGTCAGGAAAAACCTCAAGCACTTCCGTGACCAGGCTGCCGACTATTACATCATCCTTAGCGGAGACCAGCTCTACCGGATGGATTTCCAGCTCATGCTCAAGAAACACATTGAGAGCGGAGCAGAATTGACCATCGCGGCAAAACCCATCAGCCGGGAACAGGCGACCGGACTGGGTATCATCGGGTGCGACAAAAAGGGGTACGTGAACAAATTTTTCGAGAAACCTGCAATCGATGAAGATATTTCGGATTATCGTGTACCTGAACAGGTCATGATGCAAGGACTTGGAAAGACGGTGAACGCATCCAATGAATACTTGGCAAGCATGGGCATCTATATCTTCAATACAAAGAGCATGGAAGAAGTCCTGAAGAACGATAAGACAGATTTTGGCAGGGAGGTCATACCTGACACCATAACCTCCTGCAAGGTCGCCACGTATCTTTTTGATGATTTCTGGGAAGATATCGGAACCATAAAGGCATTCTATGAAATGAACCTCGACCTTGCCTCGATTACTCCCGCCTTCAATTTTTACGATGAAGAAATGCCCATCTATACCCACCGCAGACATCTGCCTGCGACAAAGATGAACTTCTGCAACATCAGCAATTCCCTTGCATCGGAAGGTTCAATCATCACGAATGCCTATATTGTGAATTCCATCATAGGTGTACGCACGCTGATAGAATCCGGAGCAAGTCTGGACGGTGTTTACTGCATGGGAGCTTCCTATTATGAAACACAGGAAGAAAAGTCCAGGAATGCCCGCAACGGAATCCCAAACATAGGAATTGGAAAAGGTACAATCATCCGTAGAGCAATCATTGACCAGAATGCCCGGATAGGCAATGGATGCCGCATCGGAATCGACAACATACCGAGGGCTGAAGGCGACTACCCCATGTATTCTATTCATGACGGCATCATTGTCATCAACAAGAATGCGGTGATAGCTGACAACACGGTGATGTAG
- a CDS encoding NAD(P)H-hydrate epimerase, with the protein MEKAVSAKTMAAIDENSQEQYGIPGIVLMERAGLLAWKILREYINPDMSVVFLAGGGNNGGDALVMAREAFMEGFDKISVIACGSRISPSCATNRGIIHSLGLPFVDIGTEEPGASVEAILREADVIVDGLSGTGLSGPLRGNAATLVSLVASVRKTSREILKETRNVYVCSIDVPSGVGDDVPASAPVMRADRTITMGMMKYALLLPAFREACGELSIVNPGFPPIVLDAAQDVLHVADSEDFSLRPLDLSAYKKNRGHIAVFAGSEHYSGAAGLACMAAFHARCGLVTLYADKNVQPLIARENPSIITRTISSGEIASIPLEAYDAILAGPGWGRGGDREDILAVLLDTASQLVIDADGLHVFASLVKKDSGRAVTHCPLVLTPHPGELKILYDALPSELRKEDISDASPCHYKDILTTMSSYYQAVIIAKSHVTWIADGSRVYVVEGRDPSLGVAGSGDVLAGTCAASMAAHATDESLAASALDAVLVHRNAGRRARETYGWYAAEDIVTVLGNAFDALAEARKGSRGIRR; encoded by the coding sequence ATGGAAAAAGCAGTCAGTGCCAAAACCATGGCCGCCATTGATGAGAATTCCCAGGAACAATATGGAATCCCCGGTATCGTGCTGATGGAAAGGGCAGGTCTGCTGGCGTGGAAAATCCTACGGGAATATATAAACCCGGATATGTCCGTTGTTTTCCTTGCAGGCGGCGGTAACAACGGCGGAGATGCCTTGGTGATGGCTCGCGAGGCTTTCATGGAAGGTTTTGACAAGATATCAGTTATTGCCTGCGGTTCCCGTATTTCCCCATCCTGTGCTACGAACCGCGGTATCATACATAGCTTGGGGTTGCCGTTCGTGGACATCGGTACAGAGGAGCCTGGAGCTTCCGTGGAAGCAATTCTCAGGGAAGCCGACGTGATTGTCGATGGACTGTCCGGTACCGGACTATCCGGCCCCTTGCGGGGTAATGCGGCGACTCTGGTCTCCTTGGTCGCATCCGTCAGGAAGACAAGCAGGGAAATACTCAAGGAGACAAGGAATGTTTATGTCTGCTCTATCGATGTCCCGTCCGGGGTAGGAGACGACGTACCCGCTTCGGCTCCTGTGATGCGGGCGGACAGGACAATTACGATGGGCATGATGAAATACGCCCTCCTGCTCCCTGCTTTCAGGGAGGCATGCGGGGAACTTTCCATTGTGAATCCCGGCTTTCCTCCCATTGTGCTTGATGCAGCTCAGGATGTCCTTCATGTGGCGGACAGTGAGGATTTTTCTCTTCGTCCGCTTGACCTGTCCGCTTACAAGAAAAACAGGGGACATATTGCCGTGTTTGCCGGAAGCGAACACTATTCCGGCGCGGCTGGACTTGCCTGCATGGCGGCGTTCCATGCCCGCTGCGGTCTGGTGACTTTGTATGCCGATAAAAATGTCCAACCCCTCATTGCCAGGGAAAATCCGTCTATAATCACACGCACGATATCTTCCGGAGAAATTGCTTCCATTCCTCTGGAAGCCTATGATGCAATCCTTGCGGGGCCAGGATGGGGCAGAGGTGGGGACAGGGAAGATATCCTTGCCGTCCTTCTGGACACGGCATCCCAGCTTGTCATTGATGCTGACGGACTCCATGTCTTTGCTTCGTTGGTGAAGAAAGATTCCGGACGTGCCGTTACTCATTGCCCGCTTGTGCTGACTCCCCATCCGGGAGAACTGAAAATACTCTATGACGCATTGCCGTCTGAATTGAGGAAAGAAGACATATCAGACGCTTCCCCTTGTCACTATAAGGATATTCTCACTACGATGAGCTCATATTATCAGGCTGTCATCATTGCTAAATCTCATGTCACATGGATTGCTGACGGTTCTCGCGTCTACGTCGTTGAAGGACGTGACCCTTCCTTGGGTGTAGCGGGAAGCGGGGATGTGCTGGCAGGCACATGTGCCGCCTCCATGGCCGCCCATGCTACGGATGAGTCTCTGGCCGCATCAGCGCTTGATGCCGTCCTGGTTCACAGGAATGCGGGACGGAGAGCCAGAGAAACATATGGATGGTATGCGGCGGAAGATATTGTCACTGTCCTGGGCAATGCGTTTGATGCGCTGGCAGAGGCAAGGAAAGGAAGCAGGGGGATCAGACGATGA
- a CDS encoding helix-turn-helix domain-containing protein produces MGKIKSEFWQRVAVLLKKRRLKIADLARLSSVDQRAISSGIRLHTIPQSDTALAISDALGVSVRFLLYGIDDSGTDDELEQAIEYCRNSRQASQVLKLLQFLTPRQYAVLLDVFETWGLVIGETGEINLSGEKKRLP; encoded by the coding sequence ATGGGAAAAATTAAATCTGAGTTTTGGCAACGAGTAGCTGTACTGCTAAAGAAAAGAAGATTAAAAATCGCGGATTTGGCACGCCTATCATCTGTTGATCAACGTGCGATATCCAGCGGGATTCGTTTACATACCATTCCCCAATCAGATACAGCCTTAGCGATTTCCGACGCACTTGGTGTTTCGGTAAGATTCCTTCTCTATGGCATTGATGATTCAGGAACGGATGACGAGCTTGAACAAGCCATTGAGTATTGTCGTAACAGCAGACAGGCCAGCCAAGTCCTGAAGCTATTGCAATTTCTCACCCCGCGACAATATGCCGTGTTGCTCGATGTCTTTGAGACATGGGGACTTGTAATCGGGGAAACTGGGGAAATCAATCTTTCGGGAGAAAAGAAACGCCTCCCTTGA
- a CDS encoding thiamine ABC transporter substrate-binding protein, with translation MRKHQFMCGVLAILFVLTPAFGAGGKETPSGTDSRTTLTVYAYDSFLGDWGAGPVVIPPFEERTGIKVNLVSPGDALEVLNKAISERESPRADIVLGISDHMSAQALASDLFEVYESTALTHVPDFVRFDKTNRLLPFEYGNFAFMIDTEKISLDQAPRSLRDLTEPRFKDKIILIDPRTSSVGLGLLIWSIQIFGEDGYLGWWQDVARNALTIADGWSSAYGLFTEGEAPLVISYSTSPVYHVLNENSTRYRALIFDEGHSATYEGIGILKSSKNKEAARQFVDYLLTDAQEQLAIINSMYPTNEDVELSDVYDWAPKPNKTLSLAPQAIEKNLDRWLTEWTEAVTR, from the coding sequence ATGAGAAAGCATCAGTTTATGTGTGGTGTCCTTGCCATTCTTTTTGTGCTGACCCCGGCTTTTGGCGCCGGTGGCAAGGAAACCCCTTCCGGCACGGATTCAAGAACAACCTTGACCGTGTATGCATACGACTCTTTTCTGGGAGACTGGGGAGCAGGCCCTGTCGTTATTCCCCCCTTCGAGGAAAGAACAGGAATCAAGGTGAACCTTGTATCACCCGGAGATGCGCTGGAGGTCTTGAACAAGGCAATCAGCGAAAGGGAATCCCCCCGCGCCGACATAGTTCTGGGAATCAGCGACCACATGAGCGCACAAGCCCTGGCCTCTGATCTGTTCGAGGTATATGAAAGTACTGCCCTCACGCATGTTCCAGATTTTGTCCGCTTTGACAAGACGAACAGACTTCTTCCCTTTGAATACGGAAATTTTGCTTTCATGATTGATACAGAGAAAATCTCTCTTGACCAAGCTCCCCGAAGTCTTCGTGACTTGACGGAACCCCGGTTCAAGGACAAGATCATCCTGATTGATCCCCGTACATCATCAGTTGGACTTGGCCTGCTCATCTGGTCAATCCAGATATTCGGCGAAGACGGATATCTGGGATGGTGGCAGGATGTAGCCAGGAACGCCCTGACCATAGCGGATGGCTGGAGCAGTGCCTATGGTCTTTTCACGGAAGGGGAAGCTCCGCTCGTAATCAGCTACAGCACAAGTCCCGTGTACCATGTCCTGAACGAAAACTCCACACGCTACCGTGCATTAATCTTTGATGAAGGTCATAGTGCTACTTATGAAGGCATCGGCATCCTGAAAAGCAGCAAAAACAAGGAGGCCGCTCGTCAATTTGTCGATTATCTTCTGACCGACGCCCAAGAACAGCTTGCCATCATCAACAGCATGTATCCCACCAACGAAGATGTCGAGCTGTCCGATGTGTACGACTGGGCTCCAAAGCCTAACAAGACACTTAGCCTTGCTCCACAGGCTATTGAAAAAAACTTGGATAGATGGCTTACTGAATGGACAGAGGCGGTAACCAGATAA
- a CDS encoding ABC transporter permease: protein MTDKTLDEKNTDALTRSGFYRALPVPALVVIFFLFLLPLVSTLSQAFRGSDGGFSLELIISAVTSPYTIRLLGMSLLQATASTVASFAIGMPGAYILATYSFPGKKLVRSIGTIPFVLPSILVVLGFVIFYGNNGLLNRILMSITGTTEPLIRILYSFPAIILAHAFFNFPVFMNIVSSFWESMDRRVEDAAMTLGAPRKRVFRSITLPRLVPSIISAATLVFLFCFSSFAVILVLGGGPRYSTLEVEIYRASRSLDAIGQAAAMSLLSLFIMLILLAVHSYAQRQAANREKPAPYATRTTSPATTGRKIALAAYSVVTGIFVLAPMLGIVYRSFRSPLSRAGGEAFSLRWYREIFRLAASNGLMASGWEAVVNSLIIAIVVALVTVPLAVSIATFLRRKNPGATSLELAAMLPMAVSSVIIGLGYFLIRSRFQSPGAAYVLVVLAHVIIAIPFVMRSVLPDYRRIPPSLSHAAMTMGASPSRVFFSLEVPLLRNSMVTGGIFAFAISMGEINATLTLSDSTFSTIPLVMYRLIGSYNYQGACALGTLLISVCVIVFFVSESLRRKPA from the coding sequence ATGACGGACAAGACACTCGACGAGAAGAATACGGATGCTCTGACGCGCAGCGGTTTCTACCGGGCATTGCCGGTTCCCGCCCTTGTCGTAATCTTCTTTCTGTTCCTTCTCCCGCTTGTCTCTACCTTGTCTCAGGCTTTCCGGGGGTCTGACGGCGGTTTTTCGCTGGAGTTGATTATCTCTGCCGTGACCAGTCCCTATACCATCAGGCTTCTTGGCATGTCCCTTCTCCAGGCCACGGCCAGTACAGTCGCTTCTTTCGCCATAGGCATGCCGGGAGCTTACATCCTGGCCACGTATTCCTTCCCCGGCAAGAAACTGGTCAGGTCAATCGGAACCATTCCGTTTGTCCTGCCGTCCATTCTGGTCGTCTTGGGTTTTGTCATCTTCTACGGCAACAATGGCTTGCTCAACCGCATCCTGATGAGCATTACGGGAACGACGGAACCACTGATACGTATTCTGTACTCGTTCCCTGCAATCATCCTTGCCCATGCGTTCTTCAATTTCCCTGTTTTCATGAACATCGTCTCATCCTTCTGGGAATCAATGGACAGACGCGTGGAAGATGCCGCCATGACCCTGGGGGCTCCCCGTAAACGGGTATTCAGGAGCATCACCCTGCCACGGCTCGTTCCTTCCATCATCAGCGCGGCGACACTGGTGTTCCTTTTCTGTTTTTCCAGCTTTGCCGTCATCCTTGTCCTGGGTGGCGGTCCACGGTATTCGACCCTTGAAGTCGAGATATACCGGGCATCCCGTTCCCTCGATGCAATCGGCCAGGCAGCCGCCATGAGTTTGCTGAGCCTTTTCATCATGCTCATTCTTCTTGCGGTTCACTCATATGCGCAGAGACAGGCGGCGAACCGGGAGAAACCGGCGCCTTATGCCACACGCACTACGTCTCCGGCGACTACCGGCAGGAAAATCGCCCTTGCCGCATATTCCGTGGTCACGGGTATTTTTGTCCTTGCTCCGATGCTGGGAATTGTCTACCGTTCCTTCCGCAGTCCACTATCCAGAGCAGGAGGAGAAGCGTTTTCCCTTCGTTGGTACAGGGAAATCTTCAGGCTTGCGGCGAGCAACGGCCTGATGGCAAGTGGATGGGAAGCCGTAGTCAACAGCCTCATCATTGCCATCGTCGTCGCTCTGGTGACGGTTCCTCTGGCGGTGAGCATAGCAACCTTCCTGCGCAGGAAGAATCCTGGGGCAACTTCACTGGAGCTGGCGGCTATGCTGCCCATGGCGGTAAGCTCGGTAATTATTGGTCTTGGCTATTTCCTGATAAGATCCCGGTTCCAATCCCCTGGCGCGGCCTACGTCCTTGTAGTACTCGCCCATGTAATCATTGCCATTCCTTTCGTCATGCGCTCTGTCCTGCCGGACTATCGGCGCATCCCTCCCTCCCTTTCCCACGCTGCCATGACGATGGGGGCATCCCCTTCCCGTGTCTTCTTCAGCCTTGAAGTTCCCTTGCTCAGGAACTCCATGGTAACCGGCGGCATCTTTGCCTTTGCCATCTCCATGGGTGAAATCAATGCGACACTGACGTTGAGTGACAGCACCTTTTCTACTATCCCTTTGGTCATGTACCGTCTGATCGGCTCATATAACTACCAGGGAGCCTGCGCGCTGGGTACGCTTCTGATCAGTGTCTGCGTCATCGTGTTCTTTGTCAGCGAATCATTACGGAGGAAACCAGCATGA
- a CDS encoding ABC transporter ATP-binding protein: MSNNSPPQTDSGLICSQISVSYPEFRLNIDFSIASGEFVSIVGPSGCGKSTTLQLICGLFQPETGTISLNGKDITTLPVWEREIGMVFQDYALFPHLDVSRNIAYPLRLRKLRKAERRARVDSLLDLVGLTGYGRRRIQSLSGGEQQRVALARAIASSPRLLLLDEPLSALDAKMRVRLREELLHIQKQTGITTIYVTHDQDEALSMSDRIIVMNQGGIEQVGTPEDVYSRPATLHAALFMGDGTVMPYSIIPDTIVTPTGHYEFIYREQKGEHLVFFRPEHVTVHDDPLLPFPEFLAHARFSDARILSCEYTGFAYRLHCIWKEHQITALSTTRPHSESVSLGVRLRNLVEYSDGLLV, encoded by the coding sequence ATGAGCAACAACTCCCCGCCCCAGACAGATTCCGGCCTCATATGCTCGCAGATATCAGTCTCATATCCTGAGTTCCGCTTGAACATAGACTTTTCCATAGCATCGGGAGAATTCGTTTCCATCGTTGGTCCTTCCGGCTGTGGAAAAAGTACGACGCTACAGCTGATCTGCGGCCTCTTTCAGCCGGAAACAGGCACAATCAGCCTCAACGGGAAAGACATCACGACATTGCCCGTCTGGGAAAGGGAAATCGGTATGGTCTTTCAAGATTATGCCCTTTTCCCCCATCTGGATGTCTCAAGGAACATTGCCTATCCACTCCGTCTCCGCAAACTCCGGAAAGCTGAACGCCGTGCGCGTGTGGACAGTCTTCTTGATCTTGTCGGTCTCACGGGTTACGGTCGGCGACGCATACAGAGTCTGTCCGGAGGCGAACAGCAACGGGTAGCACTTGCCAGAGCCATTGCGTCTTCACCCCGGCTCCTGCTGCTTGACGAACCACTTTCCGCCCTGGACGCCAAGATGCGTGTACGCCTACGGGAAGAACTGCTCCACATACAGAAACAGACGGGGATAACAACCATCTACGTGACTCATGACCAAGATGAAGCACTGTCGATGAGTGACAGAATCATCGTGATGAACCAGGGCGGCATAGAACAGGTCGGAACCCCGGAGGATGTATATTCCCGACCGGCGACCTTACATGCGGCGTTGTTCATGGGAGATGGGACGGTCATGCCCTATTCAATCATTCCTGACACCATCGTGACTCCTACAGGTCATTATGAATTTATCTACCGGGAACAGAAGGGCGAACATCTCGTGTTCTTCCGACCGGAACATGTGACCGTCCATGACGACCCCCTCCTGCCCTTCCCTGAGTTCCTTGCCCATGCGCGTTTTTCAGACGCCCGGATTCTTTCCTGTGAATACACCGGCTTTGCCTACCGCCTGCACTGTATATGGAAAGAACACCAAATCACCGCGCTCAGTACCACCCGTCCTCACTCGGAAAGCGTGAGCTTGGGAGTACGGCTCCGAAACCTCGTGGAATACTCTGACGGACTGCTCGTCTAA